GTAACTTGTTGGTTgcttaaaatgttaataagttaTCAATTAGTTACTATTTTTcatgaaataaattatttttatagcatattattttatatacattttggttacctccaataattattcttttaattttttttatcttaacaCACTAATTAGTCATTTTGAAGTTATATTATGGTGTCTTATTACTTAAGATACTTTTACGTAGGGCTGTGCAtaaatttttacaacccgcccaacccgaataatccACCCAAACCAACTCGAAAAAACCGCAAAAAAACGCAACCCGAACataccgaccaaaatttaaaccgcccaattaagaatttattatttttaatatattcaaataaatatataaattaattaagttttttttttaatttttttactataaatttaaaatattgttttaagcttaaaaagataaacttcacattattagtactagtatttaaaagaaaaaaattacaaaaatgtaaaaaaaaaataacacttttgtttgggcgggttgacccgaccaacccacCCAAAAACAAATAcaatttcggtttgggcgggttaacccgcccaaattattggacgggttaaatttttttttttcttcttaattgggcaagttacagGTCATTTTttctaacccgattatgacattggacgggtaaaaatgccttgtaacccgaccaacccgcccaatgctcagCCCTACTTTTACGTTGCCGATTGGTAattttttagaaactaatgagttacaataaaatataacaaattactatatagcttattattaaaagttacttttagtatactatataataattttttattatattttatttaaaagttaccaaacaatatcctaaagaatctattttaaaaaagtttactttgaatatttttaaataaatttaagttgtttATAATACAATATAGTGTCTTTTacatgtaaaataagaatacaaattttagtatattaaGTTTTGATCAAGTTTAAAACTTAGTCACTTTTTAGTtaacataatataaaaaaaaaactaaaatgttgTTTTTTATTATAGTCATATTCTCCGACAACGGCTAAAAAACATATGCTTCCCACATAGCAAAATGATGACCTTGAAGAGTAGGTCGCGATGATACCACTTTTGAGCCCGACTGACTAGTGTTGTGATTGGAAAAGATTTTTGAAATTAAAGATAAGAAAAAAtgtaagaaattaataaaaaatatatatagtggaGAGACACCCatgaaaaaaacaaaaagaaaataaaaaaattgaaaaaagcgattaaaaaattaactaattaataagttaattttttaaaccaaaaaaaaattgggattttGACAAAATTTTAAATTCAGGTATATTATTTTTAGAACTTGATATTTTTTGATGATGTgataatgtatttttgtaaaaaaaattttgaaaagtgatttttgtaattatttgatATTATAGGTATATACTCTTAAAGATCCTAGCTTTTTCCACATTGGATCGAGCCCAGCCCAGCCCAGCCCAGAGAGTTGGTAGAGGAAGCTCGGCCCGAAACGGGATACGGAAAGGAAACCCTAAAATTaggtctctctccttctctccaCTCCTTCACCTTCAGTCCGGCGCAACGCAACCCAttcgatctgcactttcttctcTCGACGCCTTGTTTCATTGTAAGCTCCTCTTTTCTTCCCTTACCTTGCCTGGTAGTAGTCGCTCCAAGGTTTCTTTTACTTCTTTCGCACATTTTCTCAGTAACCAAACAAGTCAACTCAAATAGGTTGCATCTTATCTTATTTTAATGTCTTGATCTCGTAATTAAAGCGACTCTCGGTTATGCGTTTGATTTTTTTAGGCTTTTACACCTTCACTTGTGCTATTTATTTAGGTCTTTgggtttttcttttgtttcagaTTTTGGCTTGGATCTATTGTTCGTTGTTTCATTTTTCTAAGCCAATAAAGTTTGTTTCTTGTAATTGGTGGTTCTATATGGTTGTTTGTTGAATAATGTTTTCTGGgttcatatatatatcatatatatatataaatgttattTGTTCATCTCGCCAtgtgaatatgtgaatttgaatGTATATCTCTCTAGTTTCATTATTAAATATAGTATTAACTGTTGAAGATTTTGGTATATTCTATTTAGTACTTCATTAGGTATAGTATTTTTCCATCATGAGGTAATCTTTGAAGTGATAATGTTTGAAATTTTGCTTTCTTTTTTGTTTCTATTTAAGCTAAATTAAGCTTTGAATGTATCTGTTTCTATTGTGCcgtttacttttaccatgcaacAAACATTCTGAACTAGCAGTCGCAGACGTAGCAAGTGTAGAGAGATTCAATACCTAAGAAAATGGCGAAGTTCGACCCATGGCCGATATTTTTCAGGCGAGAATGGAAGAGGAACTGGCCTTTTCTTGTAGGGTTTGCCGTAACCGGAACAATCATCACCAAGTTCTCTCTTGGCCTCACTGGTAATTTTCCCCCTTTGTTGCCACATTcgatatttgattattgaaattTCAAAGCCCAAATACGATTCTGTCTCTGACCCATTTTTACTAATCGATGATCATCAGAGGAAGATGCCAAGAATTCACCCTTTGTTCAGAGGCACAAGAGGTATTTCCCTAATTTCATAAACCCAAGATCTTAAATTCCAGATTTTATTTGTGCATATAGTTTCTTCTTTAACAGTAAATTGATGAGACGTCTAATGTAATAACCGCTGTTTTTGTTCTTCCCTCTGTTGGGCATTTTATGCTTGTTTGATAGGAATTAATATTGTATAGAAGCTGAATTTCCATGAATCAGTTTGACTTTAGCTATCTAAGGTATGAGTTTAGGAAGATAGTGaatacaagaatacaagaatctTGTGGGGACTTTAGCCGATTTATTATGTTAAGGAAGATAGTGAATACAAGAATCTTGTGGGGAATTTTAGTTCACCGCCTGTCGTTCATTGCATATTGATGCCTAGATTGATGCCTTATTATGCTCATAAATCACGAATACCACCCAATTTGACTGAGTAGCCAAAATTTTAGTGGACCAGGATAATTTCATTAGATGATTTGGCAACGAAGGGGGACTTGGTATTGCCTATTACGGGGTTGGCCCAATTGTGTTTAGATTCTAGACACCATCATTGACTTTAAGATGGTATGGCGAGTATGTTTTCATATGCTGTAAGTTTAACTATATAGCTAGTGAGAGTGAGAGATTTTAAGGAACGTGTATACCTAATCAAAAGCATGCTTAGCTAGTGGATTTAGGCTTTAGCCTAAGTGGTAATAGGGCTCAATCCCTCGCTCGCACCCCACCCTCACCCCTGCTTAATTATCATCTTGTGTGGAGTAGTACTAGTAACAATGTTAGCATTGATACAATGGGGAAAAATTGATCGTTTTAGTTTTATTAGAATATTTCTTTTGGATGGTTTAATCATGTACTATAGTTCCAATCAGTATTTCTGGAAATGAGAGCAATTCTATAAATGTTCATTATTCATCACATCTATCAGTTGTGCATATTGGTTCAATGGTGGCTATAAGTAGTATTCAGCAATAGTGACAAGTATCTTACTTTTGGTAGGTGATTCTGCATGCCAGTACCAGTGCCATCCTTGTCCACTGTGGATGGAGCTTTTTCTGCATTTGTTCTGATGAACTACAATAACATAAAGAGGGTTTTTCTTGGAACTCTTGTCTTTTTTTATAATGCATTGTTTTGACTGAATAACAAATATGAagaaagactttttttttttggggttATGGCTGTCTAATAATATTCACTATTGTTGTGTTGAATTTTGTTAATAGTTGTAAATAGCCCTTCAATTATCAATTTAAACAATTTTGCCTTGCGtttcaaatatatttcattttgtTTAAGAATTGGCCTATGGTTTTCCATTAAAGGCATTATAGTAATAAACCCTTGAGGCTTATTTTTGTATGGAAAGTCCATAATCTTTATGCTGTTTGGTAACGTCCCTAACCTTTTTTTCTTGGCAAATTTGTCCAACACATCCTTCATATAAATTCTGTTAAGTACACCGTTAAAATAAGGGCATTTGTCATGGTATgctttttcatatatattttaaaatttcaatcaattaaaaaaaagggttgtttttaaaaaatatacttttttttatttttaatttttacttttttactatccttgaattttatattttttttggaccttatgttttttctcattaccGGTTTGAatcttgtgttttgataaattactttttagactttatgttttgtaaaatgattaaaatagaatcctaaattcaattttgatgaagaaaaaattgaatataacaacacagtttttaagctgaattgttagtttggaaaataatatgtgattttaattgagGAAAGATTGACCAAAATCAGATTTAGGcttttattttaactattttacaaaacataggatttaaaaagtaatttatcaaaacattgGGTAAACAgataatgggaaaaaacacatgTCCAAAAACTATAaatctttatatttatataataaggTGTCAatgaaataactaaaaaaaacaatGAGACAACAATTAAATATTAGCTCACCATATagttaaaaaataactaaaatataacacgttttgaaaaaaaataaaaaatatatcataaaacaATTAAATATCAATTAGACATCAACATAGCAACTATACATAAATTTAATCAACTAAATATAACACTAAACCGACTATACATAAatctaaataattaaaaaaaataatcgaaacatatattaaatataaactaaaattataaatataattaaaaaatagaaattaaattaataacaaatatactaaaaattaaaacaaaagacAAGGGTAATATATACgtaagtgttgacggtgagaatttGTCAACGAATTAAGGTCAgaaaattcaaagacttaacTAGGAACTT
This genomic interval from Humulus lupulus chromosome 8, drHumLupu1.1, whole genome shotgun sequence contains the following:
- the LOC133794467 gene encoding ATP synthase small subunit 6, mitochondrial-like, whose product is MAKFDPWPIFFRREWKRNWPFLVGFAVTGTIITKFSLGLTEEDAKNSPFVQRHKR